The genomic interval CCCGCCAGTTCGATGGATTCGACAAAGCCTTCGAGTATGACGATGTCCAACGGTGCGCCGTTCTCTGGTGCTTGCCGCAGGTAAGGTCGGCTGGTCGGATAGCCGGCTTGCACGTAGCGCCGGGTGATGGCCTGGAGCAGCCGGTTTATGTCGGCGATGCCCATGCAGGCAGGGGTGAGGGCGCGGATGATTGGCGCCAGCGCCGTGTCTGAAAGCTGGTGGTTGCCCGCCACGCGCACGCCATCGACTGCCCAGCAGCGGGCGTCGTGGGGGGGGCGAGGCGTGCTGTCGGTGGGTTGAGCTGCGGCGGGCGCACGCTGCCAGCGTTCCAGGCGCTGCTGTTGCTCCAGCTGCCGCAGCCCATGCTGTTGATCGCGCAGTTGCTGGCTGGCCGGGTCGTCGGCCAGCGCCTGGGCGATGGACAACAGGCCTGACAGGCAACTGGCTGGCAGCCAACGGGCGATGCGGTAAAACAGGCACGGCATTGATACACCCCGCAAATGATGTACGGTCTTCGTACTCGTCTGCGTGGATGCTAAAAATTAAGGCATTCGCCTGGATGCAGTACCTTGCCTAAGCAACTGTGAGGCAAGGTCGCGTAAAGTGGTGGGAAGGTTCCTACAACCTTTGCCGGAAGGCCCTATATCAGGGCCTGATCTCGATCAACGTGCCATCACGTACCAGGTCCCAGACCTCCTGCATGTCACGGTTACGCATGGCAATACACCCGTCGGTCCAGTCCAGGGTATGGAAGTACCACTCCGGGTACTCGTCGTTGATCGGCGTGCCGTGAATCATGATCATGCTGCCGGCACTCACCCCTTCGCGCGTGGCGCGGGCGGCATCGCTCACGTTCGGGTAGTTGATGTGCATGGCCAGGTTGAAGCGGTCGCTCTGCTTGCGCCAGTCCAGCCAGTACAGGCCTTCAGGGGTTTTTTTATCGCCTTCGCGTTGCTTGGCGCCCTTGGGCTGCTTGCCCAGGGAAATGCGGTAGGTTTTCAGCGGCTCGCCACGGCTGATCAGCTGCAAGCGACGCTCGGACTTGATCACCAGCACCTTGTCGATCAGCGGTTGCATGGCCTGCTGCGAAGGCGACGGCGTTTGCGCTGCCGGCACGGGCTTGCGGATGATGGTCTCGGTGAAGGCCGCCTGGGACACCGAGGTAACGCAAAGGCAGAAAAGGGCAAGCAACCAGCGCATGGAACGGTATCCCTGAAGGCTTCTTCTAAGTAGAGGTCGAGGTCGAGACGTTCATCGGCGGCAGGTACTCATGGCCTATGGGGTAGTGCGCCCCGATGCGGTCGCGATAGTAGCATTCTAGTGTGCGCGTGACGGTGCGGAAAGCCAGCTCGCCCCACGGAATCTCATGTTGTTCGAACAACCGCACTTCCAGGCTTTCGATACCCACATCAAACGCCAGGTCTGCGAGTTCTGCGCGGAAGAACACATGCACCTGGTTGATGTGCGGCAAATCGAAGAGCTGGTACAGGCTCATGGGTCCGACCCGGGCGCAGGCTTCCTCGACGGTTTCGCGACGGGCGGCCTGGTCGATGGTTTCGCCGTTCTCCATGAACCCGGCAGGCAGGGTCCAGAAGCCACGGCGTGGCTCGATGGCGCGCCGGCACAGCAGCACCTGGCTGCCCCAGGTCGGTAGTACGCCAGCGACGATGTTGGGGTTCTGGTAGTGGATGGTCTGGCAAGACTCGCAGACATACCGCAGGCGGCTATCGCCCTCGGGAATCCGCTGAGTGACCGGCTGGCCGCACGCGCTGCAGAATTTCATGTGAGGTTCCTTTTGTTCAGGGCTATCTTGGCGTGCAGGCAGGTCTGCCGCAAGCGCAGGGGCTTGGGTGCTTCGCGGCTTTGGTGCATCATGCAAGGCAGGCCTTGGATACGAGCGTGCGCAATGCTGGACGAGCTACTTCGCCGAATGAGCAACCACCAACCCGCATCACTGGAAACCGACCGGCGGTTCCCTGAAGCGGCGGTCCTTTTGCCCATTACCCGCAGCGAAGCGCCCGAGCTGGTCCTGACCCTGCGCGCCAAGGGCTTGTCCACCCATGGTGGCGAAGTGGCCTTTCCCGGTGGCCGACGCGACCCGGAAGACCCGGACCTGGTGTTTACCGCCCTGCGCGAGGCCGAGGAAGAGATCGGCCTGCCGCCTGGGCTGGTGGAAGTGATAGGCCCGCTCAGCCCGCTTGTTTCGCTGCACGGCCTTAAAGTGACGCCATTCGTCGGGCTTATTCCCGACTTCGTCGAATACCGTGCCAACGATGCCGAAATCGCGGCAGTATTCACCGTGCCGCTGGAATTCTTCCGCCAGGACCCGCGCGACCATACCCACCGTATCGATTATCAGGGGCGCAGCTGGTACGTGCCCAGCTACCGCTATGGCGAATACAAGATCTGGGGCTTGTCGGCGATCATGATCGTCGAACTGGTCAACGTGCTGTTTGATGCCGGCATCAGCCTGCACCAGCCACCAGAGCGTTACATCGAAACCTGAGCGGGGCTCACCCCGCCGTCTGCGTTCCAGCCTGAGGAGCATGCATGAAATACCGCCTGGGCGACCTGCGGGTCGAAAGCCACCCCACCAGTTGGGCTGCACCCAACGCCACGCTGATCGGCAACGTGCGCCTGCAGGCCAATGCCAGCGTGTGGTTTGGCGCGGTGCTGCGCGGCGATAACGAGCTCATTGATATTGGCGAAGCCAGCAACGTGCAGGACGGCACGGTGATGCATACCGACATGGGCTCGCCGCTGACCTTGGGCAAGGGCGTTACCGTTGGTCATAACGCCATGCTGCATGGCTGCACGGTGGGCGACTACAGCCTGGTCGGTATCAATGCCGTGATCCTCAACGGCGCGCGCATTGGCAAGCACTGCATCATCGGCGCCAATGCGCTGATCGCCGAGGGCAAGGAAATCCCGGACGGTTCGCTGGTGATGGGCTCGCCCGGCAAGGTCGTCCGTGAACTGACAGAACAGCAGAAACGCATGCTTGAAGCCAGTGCCGCGCATTACGTGCACAATGCCCAGCGTTATGCCCAGGAGCTGGTGGTTGATGATGAGTGATGTTGCAGAGCGGCCGGTAGCTTCGCCGTGCGTGAGCATTTGTGCACTGGACGAGCAGGATATCTGCACGGGCTGCCAGCGTACCGTGGCGGAGATTGGCCGCTGGGGGCGGATGGACAATGATGAGCGCCGGGCGGTGCTCAAGCTTTGCCATGAACGGGCAGTAGAGGCTGGCCTCATCCTGTAGGCGCGACACAAGGCTGCTGCTACAGGGACGGCGTTGCCTGTCGGGGGCGCCAGCGGTAATCTGTTCGGCTTGCCCACAGACGACCCGCCATGTTCTATCTGATTGCCTACATCAGCAGCGTAGTGCTGATCAACTACGCCTTTTCCAGCGCCCCGCACCTGGACATCATCTGGTCCGCCTGGGGCGGCCTGGTGTTCATCCTGCGCGACATGGTGCAGACCCGCTTCGGCCATGGTGCCCTGGTTGCCATGCTGGTGGCCCTGGTGCTGTCCTATGTCACCTCGGAGCCGGCCATTGCCTTGGCCAGCGCCACCGCGTTCTTCATTTCCGAGCTGATCGACTGGCTGGTGTTCAGCATTACCCGCCGGCCACTGCGTGACCGCCTGTGGCTAAGCTCGGCGCTGAGCATTCCGGTGGATACCTTCATCTTTTTCGGCATGATCGGCGCCCTGACCCCGGCGGTGATTGGCACCGCGATGGCGTCAAAGTTCGCCGGTGTCACTGCCGTGTGGCTGGCCATGGCATTTCGCGCCCGACGGGCCGCCGT from Pseudomonas fortuita carries:
- a CDS encoding L,D-transpeptidase family protein; amino-acid sequence: MRWLLALFCLCVTSVSQAAFTETIIRKPVPAAQTPSPSQQAMQPLIDKVLVIKSERRLQLISRGEPLKTYRISLGKQPKGAKQREGDKKTPEGLYWLDWRKQSDRFNLAMHINYPNVSDAARATREGVSAGSMIMIHGTPINDEYPEWYFHTLDWTDGCIAMRNRDMQEVWDLVRDGTLIEIRP
- a CDS encoding NUDIX hydrolase, producing MKFCSACGQPVTQRIPEGDSRLRYVCESCQTIHYQNPNIVAGVLPTWGSQVLLCRRAIEPRRGFWTLPAGFMENGETIDQAARRETVEEACARVGPMSLYQLFDLPHINQVHVFFRAELADLAFDVGIESLEVRLFEQHEIPWGELAFRTVTRTLECYYRDRIGAHYPIGHEYLPPMNVSTSTST
- a CDS encoding CoA pyrophosphatase is translated as MLDELLRRMSNHQPASLETDRRFPEAAVLLPITRSEAPELVLTLRAKGLSTHGGEVAFPGGRRDPEDPDLVFTALREAEEEIGLPPGLVEVIGPLSPLVSLHGLKVTPFVGLIPDFVEYRANDAEIAAVFTVPLEFFRQDPRDHTHRIDYQGRSWYVPSYRYGEYKIWGLSAIMIVELVNVLFDAGISLHQPPERYIET
- a CDS encoding gamma carbonic anhydrase family protein, whose protein sequence is MKYRLGDLRVESHPTSWAAPNATLIGNVRLQANASVWFGAVLRGDNELIDIGEASNVQDGTVMHTDMGSPLTLGKGVTVGHNAMLHGCTVGDYSLVGINAVILNGARIGKHCIIGANALIAEGKEIPDGSLVMGSPGKVVRELTEQQKRMLEASAAHYVHNAQRYAQELVVDDE
- a CDS encoding DUF1289 domain-containing protein gives rise to the protein MMSDVAERPVASPCVSICALDEQDICTGCQRTVAEIGRWGRMDNDERRAVLKLCHERAVEAGLIL
- a CDS encoding VUT family protein, whose translation is MFYLIAYISSVVLINYAFSSAPHLDIIWSAWGGLVFILRDMVQTRFGHGALVAMLVALVLSYVTSEPAIALASATAFFISELIDWLVFSITRRPLRDRLWLSSALSIPVDTFIFFGMIGALTPAVIGTAMASKFAGVTAVWLAMAFRARRAAVAG